The Cervus elaphus chromosome 9, mCerEla1.1, whole genome shotgun sequence genomic interval AAGCCACATTCTGggcctttggccacctggtgtgaacagccatctcactggaaaagaccctaatgctgagaaagattgaaggaaggaggagaaggggacaacagaggatgaaatggttggatcacatcactgactcaatggacgtgaatttgagcaagctccaggagatggtgaaggatagggaagcctggtgtgttgcagtccatggggtcgcagagagtcagacacaactgagtgactgaaaatgaATAAATCTCTGGAATTCTCTGAGGGTGGTTCTTTTCTGTCCCTAGTCACCACGCTACAATTTTTCACAAATGAGTGAAGAGTATCCTTTAGACATGAAGGAGGAAGCATTTGGACAgtagttgttatttctcccaccAAACTGAAGAACTAAGGACCTAGCTTTATTTAAGCTATTCCACCATAAGAAGTCACAGCTACAATTTGGATTATCAAAGCTGGAGCATCCTTAGGGATTTTCTAGTCTCATGATACTTAGCATTCTTTATGAATTACAGAGCCTTTCAGAATGTGATGAGAGATACAGTTAGTGCAGGCCTACAATGAGAGGCTTATTTTCTACACTGCTCCTCCAGGACTATTTCAAATATTCCACACTGACTTTCTACAACTCTCAAGGAGACTATATTTGATTGTTATAAAAACCCTGGGAATGAGGCATGGCAACtgtattttgggtttttgtttgtttttaaaattttggttaagaaaattgaggcacagatgTTGAGTACTTTGTCCAAGATAACACAACTGCTCAATGGCAAGTGGCAGAACAAGTTCTATAACATGATTCCTGAGCTTACTTCAGGGATCACGGGAAGTCACTGCTATTTACAAGTATGTAGATTCATGTACCTATGTTAATTTAAGGAGGTTTGTTAATATACTAGTTAGTTGATTTGGTTGTATTCACTGAAATCTTTTGCTTTTCCTAGTCCTATTCCCAGGGGTGATGGAAGGGTCAGGTgggtttggggagggaggtgggatctAGAAATTCTCAAAGCAAAGAACCTCCCCAAGTGCCACTTCCATGTTGCTTTCTGAAGGACAAAAGAGCCTGCAACACAAGATCAGAGGGCTGGATGCCAAGAAAAGGTGGCTTAAGGAGGCGTCTCTTTCAAGtaagagactttctttttttttttccttacctgaCCTGAGAGGCCACATTCGGCATCTTCCCCATATGCTGCTTTGTTGGAAACATCTTTGCCACAGGTGTTTTAGTCCTTGTGTAACTAATTAGCCATAAGGCAATTTTGCCATAAAAGATAAACCGGTTGCTGGCTTGGGTTGGTATTTCAGCCTTCACTGGTTGACAGTTTGGTTTCATTTCTCCATTGATAcgtatttccatttttctattatGTAAATCTTGGCCCTTATAATGGTCTGGATAGTGAGGAGCACACTAGCAGTTTTAAAATAGTGGCTAATAAAAACTTCACATACGGGCTTGACAGAAAATATGATGGTAATACTTATCTGGCACTACACCAGGGGCAAACAACAGTGTAAAAGCTTTACAAACTAAAACAAATAGTTACAAATGTGTATCCTAGTATTTGGAAAACAATACCACTCTTAATGAAGGCAGAAATTTTAGTAAAATAGTGTGATGCCAAATGAAGAGACAAATTAGCAGAAAAAGGTATAATCCTATGAACTAAAGATGTTGAAAGCACATACTTAGGTACAACCCATAAAATTAAACTAGGTATTTGTGCAGTGTGGCCATGAATCTCACACATTTTAAGTGCAttcaaatattctatattttgcaataaagtctttttaattttgttgtgaaaaataaatttcattatattctcattaatgtcttttatttttagtaattttatcttttatggcAAAATTGCTTTATAGTCAATTAGCTATCCATGAAAGTGTTTGTGGCAAAGATGTTTACAGCAAAGAAGttgacaatgaaaatatttagaacCTGTAGGGAGACACATATCTCTGAATGAGATGCCCTTTTTCTCAGTTTCCATGTTGGCTATATTTGTCCCATTGTGGCCTTTATGACACACAGTGCTGTAATTATCTGCCCTTCTCTGATTCCCAAATGCAGATAAGATGGTGAGCTTATTGATATATTTATAACCGCTTCCTTCTTATACCACCAGCACCAAACACTGTATTCTCAAAATACTAGTTACCGATTAGCtgtttgtgaaataaaaaaaaaaaaaaaatatgatgattCTGTGGTTTAAAGAATTTTCTTGACTCAAGCACACAACTGCAAATGTGTACTTTAGTGacataaataaaaaatgcattgttttttctgttgttgttgtttgattttttaaaatattctatggtttccctggtggctcagacagtaaagtatcagACTGCAATgcgacaggttcaatccctgggccaggaagatcccctggagaaggaaatggcaacccactctagtattcttgcttggaaaatcccatggacagagaagcctagcaggctacagtccacatagtctcagagagtcagacacgactgagtgactaacacacacacattctgtggTTTATAATATCCTAAAGACTTTccagcttttattttctatttagagaCCTAAAGAAAAGATTACTCTCCTGAAAGGGTATGAGAAGATGGAGTTACCTGTAAGAGCAGAGGAGAAAGTGGGCCTATATGTAGGACAATGAGAAGCCTAGGTATCTTCTATCTGACCCAGCCCTAAGGAAATCACTGGTTAGTATCATACCACCCAATCTTAATAGTACAAGATGCCACATTTCAACAAAAAGTTATATTCAAGAGTTTTGGATACCTTAAACCTGATATatgtgataatatttttaaaactcagttgTATGGCTTTTTTGCTGGGCATCTCCTCATGCAAGGTTTCAGGGGGCTTTGTCAGTATATAATGGTTTGCTAATACTTTAAACAAATAATTCATCTTACCTGTGACCAAACAATCCCCTAATAAGTTACTTTAATAAAGTCTACATGGCCTGACTATAAGCAAGGTCAAGGTATATCATGACAGTTGGTCTTTATTTCTCTCAATGAAGATTTGTTGGAAATCAACAATTGTATATTGCCAGAAATTCTGGGTCAGCCATGAAAAATATGTTCAAGCACTGGTCTCAGTGCTTCTGGTGGTATGGCACTGGTAAGCCACTTAATTTCCTAAGGATCAATATTCATGTCTGTAAATTGGCTAATATGTTTTATACTGTTCAATGTGAATCTCAGCGTTACTGTGAGATGATGGAGTTGATCCATGTGAGAATCGTTTGGAGATTATGAAGCAACTAATAAACATAAGAcagtattattttaatgaaaCTATGATGGGGTAAAGTATGGTCCCTATATTCATGTTTAAATGTCACTTCATTCCACACAGCTGCCATCTGATGGAGTTCAGTTTTACCTACTGCATATTGCCTGTTCTCTGGAATAAAATGGCTCAAATGTTATCTACACACCAAGTACTGACTCAATTGACAGTGaatagaaaagaatcttaaaactCCAGACTAATTCCAAGAGATCACTATAACTAAGGAGATATATTAGTAGCATAATCATTCCTTCTATAGAGCCCATGATGATAATTATTAATTGGTTACAGCGTGTTTTCTCACCAAGGCTTGATGCAACCTCAGAATCCTTCAAAACAGAGCAGTTTAAGGCAGTCATTACTCGGTTATTGTAGTAAGCACAAAAGTTTGAATTCTACAGATTCTGGGACAGAGTAAGTTAATGTAAAGATTAttagaattttgttttcaagagaTAATAAACTGATATAGCAGCCACGGGAAAACTGACCAGTTATCAAATAACATCAGGTAGCATCTTGCAGTGACCATCCATATCTTTATAGCAATTCAGAAGGAGTGCTTTTGGAGTTACACTAATacaaattttcttgtttttttgtctGCGgcatacagcatgtgggatcttatttcccagaccaggaattgaacttgtgtctgCTGCAGGGGAAatgtggagccctaaccactggacaaccagggaattccaatACAGTTTTTCTCCCCCCTCTCCCCATTTAAAGACCAAAAACTACTCTCAATTGGTACAAATTAGCATTGGAGGAAAAAGTCATACCTATAGCATTTGTCTCACTCCTCCTGTAAGAAATAAGCAGTTGCCTTATATCATTAACTTACCCCTGAATACAGCGACTATAGACAtgtgtttctttaaagaaaaaaatcttaattttgtttaatatattctagttagaaaaagaaagtgatttttaCTTGGAAAACTTTACACCACAACTATATACaataatatgtataattttaagtTTACTGTCCACAACTTCTCTTCTGAGGGACAGTCCCTTAGACAGAATGCACTAATATCAATGTCACTATGTTTACTTTGCTAGGTTGACTGTGGTGAGTTCAAGGACCCCAAGGTCTACTGTACTCGGGAATCTAATCCCCACTGTGGTTCTGATGGCCAGACATATGGCAATAAATGTGCCTTCTGTAAGGCAGTGGCGTAAGTATCATATTCACTAAATCTACCCTGCAAACACAAACTTCCAGAATAAGATTATGACACTTTCCTTGAGATATTCTACAAAGTTCTACTCATACCCATCCATAGAAGCTGAAGTAATAAGCTTCAGGCAAATGAgttgaaaacaaatgaaacaaaaacaaatccccCCAAAGTTATCTGAAGGTTTCTAAATTATCTAAAAACATAATCTCAGGTATTTCACTTTGTTAGTATTTTTGACtcaggtaattaaaaaaaaaagattttatatatctttaagcattttgatacattttcttattttttatttatttctaattaaaatttcaatCATTTTCATACAActatgtttgttgttgttattactaaagttttggaaaagatgaaagaaagttTTAGAAGTGTAGTCAAGTTAAAAAATTCCTCAAAATCAGAAACATGAAAAACTTAGgagaaaatttattataaaaatgttatccaaattattttctggtatttattttataaaaaacaatACATTTTGAAGACACTAAGTTCCATTCATTCTGATGAAAACAGCCTTTCAATAAACAACAGAGAGGATTATCCTTTATTATCCAGACTATACAAATTTTACCGATTATATTAGGAAGAATctaccaaagaaaaatatttattgagtttacATGTTTACAAGAAACAGAACAAGTGCTATAGATTTTAGTCTAATTATTTCAGTTGACTATTAGATTCCTGATGAAatgtaatttatattaaataaaaatttattcaatCAATCTTTTGGTCTGACTGCCCTAAAAGCCAGGGGATTTAAGCAAGATAAAAATGATCTCACTTCCTCTACCACTGTCATCATTTTCTAGCATTAGAGTTTCTTCTATGAATACCTTAACTTTCCTTAATTAACCCATAAAATTCCTAGGCACAGGGAATATATAAATCTCTTCAATAACAGGGCTAAGCATGTAGAATGATATTAGTAAATATTGAATCAATTAATAATACACACGTGCCTATATTTCTATATATCTGACAAATCAATACCAAAATTTTCCCAGGAGAAGGGCAGTAGGGTAAGGTGAGATTTGATTTAATGGGCCATATTACTGAGAGGGCCTGAAAACATGTCTGCCATAAAACGCCAAAGGCCTGAATATTTGGTTCAACTTCTTACATCTATCAGATTAGAACTATGACAGTAAAATCTCTGCAACTGTATCTCCATTCACTTTTACATTTGCATACATATTCACTCTCAGATAATGAACAATTAAAACCAAAAGGTCTAAACCTTAGTAAAACTCAAGTTTAAGATTCATAACCTTCTGCAATTAGGCCAGATGTTACCACCAAGTGCATTTAACTAACACCTAATCATAGACATGGATACCTGTGAATCAACTGATTCTATGACAGAGTTAAACCTTTTTCCAACCTCTGTGATGGATAGTAATGATATTGCACTGagcatatatttgtctttcttttttgtagGAAAAGTGGTGGGAAAATCAGCCTAAAGCACCGTGGAAAATGCTGAATCAGAACCAGTGTTTTCTGCTGATTTGCCAGCTCTCTCACATTTCTTTACTTGCTTCTGcttttactttacttttcttTAGCGAATCCCTTCAATTTATAAAGACACACCTTCTACTCTACCTTGAGCTTAGGGTGTTCCATATATATTTCCCTTGACTTGCTTGTCAATAAAGTAAATTCTGTAaaatcactgtttcttttttctttttataatttttcataaaaatgaaagaaaacaaaacctacaGATACAGTACAGAATACTGACCTGGCATAAACTTGGATAAAAAGACCTGTTTTTCTGATGGAAATCAACCATGCAGTGGTCACCATGGGAACTCAGGAAAACCcctccctcctctttttttttccactttattttttaattgaaggttaattgctttatagaattttgttggtttctgtcaaacatcaacaagaatcagccataggtacatccatgtccttctttctctttattgttAGAATTTCAGTGTATATAGTGAATGAATTTTTACTGAGATGACCATATGtctataattattttacagtatctATGATTTAAGTCTTAGATCACAAATTACAGTTTCTTCCtaatttcaggaaaaatattttatataaaaatcaaacACTTATCCTCTCTGGACCATAGTTTTCTTATCTCTAGAGAATGATGGATTATATTACTACATAATAGATACTTCATAAAGACCTACTTTATTTGGTTTCCCAGCAACATCAAAGGATCTAGAAGAAAGAAGTGAATATATGTTCAACGAATAGACATAAAGTCTCTAAATGTGTACATTAAGGAATTAAATTAACTGATGTTAATCATGGAATGAGAAAGTTGGATGATATGTGAGAAAGCTAAAGGCCCGGAGAAAGCTTACTGCCAAAGCTCCAGTTAGTAGAAAAGCCAAGGTTAAAACAGCTCTTTTGATAACCAGTTCAGTCTCCACATAGCTGGCTCAATTGTGGGAAGACAAGCTAGATATATAAATATCTCATTCTGAGCCATCCAGGTGGAAGTGCTGAAAAACTACCCTTGGAGTACTCTAATTCAATATAGCATGTATTTACAGATAACGTCTTCCCGGGTGAACTCACACAGAAGACCTATCTAGATGCATTTACTAGATGATCATCCCTCtgccagtaaatatttactgggtGCCTACTCTGAAGGAGGCTTTGGTCTCCATGCTTGAAATACAGTTATGGATAGGgatgggaaaggaaaaaacatacagacaaacaaacaaacaaaaaaaccctatcTTGATGAAACTTATATCACAGGAAGAGGTAACAgacaaaaaataatcataataagtaaacaaataacatAGTAGTACTTAAGGAGAGACAGTAGCCAATTGCCATATTAAGTCAGATGGTTAGTTctacctagaagaaatggagatgagGGAGTTGGCCAAACAAGTATCTTGTGGAACAGCAAAAGGAAAAACTAGAACACAGCCCTTTAGTCTGAAGGACACCTGATTTGTTCAAGGTTCAGCAAGGAAGCAACAGTGACTGAAGAGGGGTGAGTGTGAGGGCAAATTTCTGGTGATAAGGTCAGAGAGGCATAAGCCTAAATCATGACTTTATAGTCAGTTTTCTCTATGTAGTTTTgtaatcaagattttttttcctttgtcatcCTCATTGATAACTGTATTCCAAGCATGGAGAACAGAGCCTGATTCACAGTAGGTACCCAGGAAATGTTTGCTGGcagagggatttttttcttttattcttatgtATAAAAGTATGATAACTAAAAACATTAAgaccattttttttctgtttgtaaaatCTCAATTATATCTTGTGCACATAGATGCTACTCTTTATGTATAAAATTGAAGAGGGTCTAACCAAAATGGGGGATGCATTTGATATTTAGGTAAAGAGCCTGGTTGGGGGGGTGCACTAGGTTgaggaaaaattattaaaaataaacaccttCTACTCTTGTCAAGTGTGGGATTTGTACTCTTCCCTGAATAAAgatgctgtgctgtgtgcttcaTGGTTCAGTTATGTcagatgctttgcgaccccatggactgtagcccgccagactcctctgtccatggaattttccaggcaagaagataggagtgggtttccatttcctactccaggagatcttcccaacccaggcactgaccaaaaccatcccaaagaaaaagaaatgcaagaaggcaaagtgattgtctgaggtggctttacaaatagccgaggaaagaagaaagcaaaaggcaagggagaaagggaaagatatactcaactgaatgcagagttccagggaatagcaagaagaaataaggccttcttaaataaacaatgcaaagaaacagaggaaaacaataggataggaaagactacagatctcttcaagaaaattggagctatcaagggaacatgtcatgcaaggatgggcatgatgaaggacagaaatggtaaggacctaaaagaaacagaagagattaagaagaggtggcaagactacacagaagaactatacaaaataggtCTTGAAGATCTGGATAACCATGGTGGTacagtcactcacctagagctggacatcctggagtgtgaggtcaagtggaccttaggaagcattactatgaacaaagctagtggaggtgatggaattcattccagctgagctacttaaaatctttaaaaatgatgctattaagtgctgcactaaatatgttagcaaatttggaaaactcagcagtggccacaggaatagaaaaaggaaagttttcattccaatcccaaagaagggcaatgccaaagaatgttcaaactactgtacaattgggCTTGTCTCCCATGTTaataaggttatgttcaaaacTTTCAatttaggcttcaacagtacatggaccaagaactttcagatgtacaaactaGCTTTAGAagagccagaggaaccagagatcaaattgccaacattcgttggatgatggggaaagcaaggaaattccagaaaaaatatctacttttgcttcactgactacaataaagcctttgactgtgtggatcacaacaagctgtggaaaattcttgaagagatgggagtatcagaccaccttacctgtttgcTGAGAAACCTGCaagtgagtcaagaagcaacaattgaacaactgactggttcaaaattgggaaaggggtatgacaaggctgtatactgtcacctagcttatttaacttctatgcagagtccattatgtgaaataccaggctggatgaatcacaagctggaatcaagattgccaggagaagtatcaacaatctcagataatactactctaatggcaggaagtgaagaagatttaaaggacctcttgatgagggttaaagaggaaaaagctagcttgaaactcaatattcaaaaagccATGCTCACAgcatctagttccatcacttcacagcaaagagaaagggaaaaaatggaaacagtgacagattttattttcttgggctccaaaatcattgttgactatagccatgaaattaaaagatgtttgctctttgaaagaaaagctatgacaaacctagagagcatattcaaaagcagagacattactttcctgacaaaggtcagtACAaccaaagctatcatttttccagtagtcacgtatggatgtgagagttggaccttaaagaaggctgagtgccaaagaattggtgcttttgaagtgtgatgctggggaagattcttgagagttgcTGGGactgaggagatcaaaccagtcaattctaaaggaaattaacactgaaaattcactggaaagactgatgctgaagctccaatactttggccagctgatctgatgagccaactcattagaaaagaccctgatgctaggaaagatttaaggcgggagaaggggatggcagaagatgagaaggcatcatcgactcaatggacatgagtttgacaaactctgggagatagtggaggagaggggaggctggtgtgctgcattctatggcattgcaaagagttggacacaaactagggactaaacaacaacgggTAAAGATTATTCCCCTTGTGGAAGGGGAAAACCCACATAATACAAAATTAGAGTAAGGCCATTGTAAGAGAGGGAATCTTTGAATCATACTGACCAGAATGTGAGTCATGACTCTGACATGAGCTATGTGCTTTTGAACAAGTCATCTGCCTTATTTGTActgtggtttcagttcagttcagttgctcagtcatgtccaactctttgtgaccccatggaccacagaatGCCAggactccttgtccatcaccaactcccagtgtttactcaaactcatgtccattgagttggtggtgccatccaaccatctcatcctctgtcatccccttctcctcctgccttcaatctttcccagcatcagggtcttttcaaatgagattatggtttactcatctgtaaaatggtgatactAGTCCTTACCTCCTAAATGTACTGTGAAGACTGACTGCAGTAGCTTCTACTATGATGTTCTGTCATCAATTTCAGCATTATACTAACTTTATAAACCACTGGTCAGGGCATCTTTGCTCTTTTTCTCAGTAtttacacagtttttaaaatgcctacagagattccttaaaaaacactaggaataaaattatcatatgacccagcgatcccactcctgggcatatactctgaggaaaccataactgaaaaagacacatgtacctcagtgttcactgccgcactatttataatagctaggacatggaagcaacctagatgtccattggcagatgaatggataggaagttgtggtacatatccaCAAGTgaacattactcagctataaaaaggagcacatttgaggcagttctaatgaggtggatgaacctagggcctattatacagagtggagtaagtcagaaagagaaagaaaataccatatattaacacacatatatagaatctagaaagatggcacaaATGATCCTATGTGCAGGGCCACAAAGTAGACatggatgtaaagaacagacttggactcagtggaagaaggagagggtgggatgctttgagagaagagcattgaaacatatacattatcatatgtaaaacagataaacagtGCGAGCTTGATGTATGCAGTAGGGCacccaaagcccatgctctgtgacaacctggaaggatagggtggggtgggaggtgggagggaggttcaggatggaggggacacatgaattcctgtggctgattcatattgatgtatggcaaaaaccttcataataaagtaattaacctccaattaaaataaataaatttttaaaaatgcctatCTTCTATTCATTTACCATTTTTGAAAATTCACATGGTTTTATTTTCTGTCACTTTTATCTGTATACTAAATTCCCTGCTTATTACAGAAATTAAGCCCTCTTTGGTTTCTAATCCCCGAAATTATTTAGCTATTCTAATGTCAACATGTAGAGTGCTATGTGTATTttgataactgaatcactgcacGTTTTTGGAAGTACTACCTTTCCACATGGCTCACTCCTTCTTTCCCCTGTTAGAAGTGTCCCCTCTGGCCAGGTGAGACTCCTGTTGGCCGTCCacataaaaattacatttccaCCACTTCACCTTCTCCTGCCTAAAAAGCCTCTTGTGCCTTCTTCTGTCACTGCCGGTCCTGTATTCCTCATACAAAATTCTTATCTACATCTTAAGGCTATTATTTATTCCCAGGCTTATTTCCAGTGCCATAAGTGAATAAGTGAGCAAAATACCATCTCTCGTCTAGTTCTGAGCTATTCTTTGGGTATGAAAGGGAAGCATGTAAAAAGCAAACCAGAGAAGACCAGCCAATAATGTTTCTTAGAAGAAGCAagtcacatatataaaaataaacactcaAAATATAGAAGTCTGGGTTCGGtgatgaatacattttttaaagcctaGTGAATACACattaaagatttatatatatcacAGTTTGCAAATTTTATATCAAAACAAAAAGTATAAACATGCACTGCAGTCTTAGCTATAATATACATAGTGAAGTTCTTAGAGTAAAGGGTACAGATATCTGCAATTTACTTTGAATTGCATTAAAGGTGgattaatgaataaatggatCCATATAGGATGAAACAAGTGCAGTGAATACTGACGGTTCAATCTAGAAGATGGGTTCATTACAAAGTTATTTTAACATTGCTGTTatgttttaaacttttctgtaagtttgtgggggtttttttgtttgttttttttagtgaTCTTTTAAAACACAGACACTCTGCCAACAGGAGCAGATACTCATAATAATTCCCTTTATGTTCCTCATTGTTGTGATCCAGGAAAGAACACAATGTTTCAAGTATAGTTTGTACtcttcaaaacataaaaaaacaattcatttgatTTGAACAACCATACCTATCATTATAATTTCAGATAAAAATGGGAACTTTGTCAAAACTGGGTCATAATAAACTTATAACCACTAACTATCCtcaggcaagttttttttttttttttctttttctgtgccaCCTGTTGCCAAGTCACGTCCTCAGCTTTTCTCTTCTTACTGGTTTTTTGAAGTGAAATTCCTTTCAAATATGACATTCTATGTTAACAATTAGGCTTAAGTGAAGGAGGCAGGTATAGGGGCTTTTCTGTGCCAGTGTAAAGGTTTATTGAAGTAGACACACAAACTCACACTAATGCACTCTAAGataaaaagagggaagaaaaggccagagaaaagaggaactaaGATAAAGACTGAAATAATTCACCACTAATAAGGTTAATCAACTACTTACTATTTCCCATGTTCACGATGATAAGCACATAATCATATTCACATATAAAGTTAGTAACAGCTGTGAAGTTATAGTCCCATTTTATAAAAGAGAAGCCTTTAGTAGAGAGAGATGATTAGGCCATGATCCTACAGCCAGTGAGTTTCAAAATCTGGATTTACTCAATATGGTTGCGCCAACCTCATGTTCATAAACTTTCACGTAAGCATAGTAACTTGAGTGACTTGGATATATGTATTAAATTAGACGGATTGTCAAATGTACTTGGAGAcatcagaaatagaaatattcataATTCAAAAGGCTTAAGTAAATACATAAAGAGGGTGACATACATCTACCATAATTTGTAATACGTGaacgtgtccaattctttgcgaccccatggactgtagcccaccagtctcctctgtccatgggattctctaggcaaaaatactggagtgggttgccatccttctccaggggatcttcctgacacagggatcgaacctgggtctcctgcattgcaggcagattttttaacatctgagccaccagggaagcccaatatgtgaACAATTATGTTAATTTTGTGATGGTCTACAGCTCTGCCTGAGAAGTCCTGGTTCGAAGAAGCTACTAACCATAAAACAGGCATTTAGTGAAATATTTCCTGTGTCTCTATaactttcctttttactttctcaGTGCTGGTATCTGTGACTTTACAGAATTTTCATTCATCACAGTTCAGCAGTTTGACATAAAGGAAaataagctgaaaaaaaattttttctttcttta includes:
- the LOC122701003 gene encoding serine protease inhibitor Kazal-type 6 isoform X1, with translation MKTSGVFLLLSLALFCFFSDVFSQGAQDKRACNTRSEGWMPRKGGLRRRLFQVDCGEFKDPKVYCTRESNPHCGSDGQTYGNKCAFCKAVAKSGGKISLKHRGKC
- the LOC122701003 gene encoding serine protease inhibitor Kazal-type 6 isoform X2, yielding MKTSGVFLLLSLALFCFFSDVFSQGAQVDCGEFKDPKVYCTRESNPHCGSDGQTYGNKCAFCKAVAKSGGKISLKHRGKC